A single window of Oncorhynchus keta strain PuntledgeMale-10-30-2019 chromosome 34, Oket_V2, whole genome shotgun sequence DNA harbors:
- the si:ch211-136m16.8 gene encoding uncharacterized protein si:ch211-136m16.8, translated as MDSPASPLTRAGRTFWTVWNYFTEVVGRYLSPESINNDTSSRQEATAAQQIDDHGDGAKNEIKETEVTFETGSEVKKPRSVVAWEQCNVIIGPGLDRDNVQYTGQSNRGSDNKSSPEGHDIKQEQVERTENKGTIQHVTKEELNMGKGVQSVVVTGIPILFREPTSERSEGQGAQGQTDSYNCAETNRLRGAVAERKAEEEEIPEEVTEEFPCGEEGTKTEEHENNRDGEIHFDIESPNLTSAGAEPATLLDKNGDKENKDRLMKHDVQSTEDETMVKLNEKDGEKETEVLFVETGKEGWKVAEIVEFSAGEENSEDLCVIKDKLSRDGNEVKNGMDMEELGRKEEREEENRAIEEMGRREQEEMLDRGFGPYNDIQVSENNNKHEYGDNRLKFDEGTIERFDQENDPNPRPLCGGLSDEDRTLGRGQDIFVSEAELELPMAYDKRVFVSNDEITIVRDEQRMEGNTERIDSTVLEERKEEVSDDGSKVFEDGGSNKIEDVAIAIGTKTDTEAEDVKDKVTGLDAFFYQERNVVVEKNKLQEDKISKEDEDPLNEVEGKRISVVDNRVEIRGVAKYISPGLCEDLVVAQEPKRVACEETREEIPEINNGKELDENTAPKILEVGGDEVNTTRLQEAHTESETKGLEGVENTGTSFKLDNSPVSELMEGKEDPKTVEGLFESEDIEKASDTVVDEHTVAKAAKSLGETERTDSVSLNETDTQILEDLVKTKAESHEPMEIELGLSEEAAETYVCLSDETLRTEAGLYKETEEIKAEFREGWMESKAGETVGTEFESVKETQAEIPEVRTGVVPSEDKDETESGSMQESADTNFGLLRETVAEGLQKGAEVDTPEVRTVTVLSMETNTEELVESEARDMLETESGLVKKHEAEIPDVRTETASSERTVTTEAGLSMNMTLYASSIHTEAVFLTETKAVSSNESLEIDKSSEAGTKSQGMVEAGLPDSTEIEAKLFEEMVCGEVVLSQDTEDELSEEKYNIKATLMKELVEPGAGETLEPEKGIMNETDSAILDMKIEESPSEETESGIVDTEARIFLETTAIESELLEELSETESGSQKDKETKRQSIETEPSVETDVEELVESEAGDTVETEIGLVRTEAELPEEVRPKIELLEKMNRTGADSSEDTDVTEFRFSEEIETDLVETKYGLQKNIEEDILHVRTETVLSVETVEMDTDSSDKSLESRSLEISETGLSEESVDSEAGSKDIYTEIPDVEKESGLSEETVDAGLSEETDVSDTELVKNTTALIMPEAKLSEATEAVLKEKAGDNTANKSLEIEVGLFWENDETKALVTDEVTDEAVLSKQADFGSQGQLPEIDDGIIEKSQVGQSGETVETDAGLPEENRGEGAKAGFSSPSGTKNVDQSLQLQFDASALDFTAQKSRIALKNPHARPPRDPRTLLQMPSLTPSPSKPTVHIPVRGPTGIPMMGMGGIGIKLPGLGAGPPILRKTGKGVIGENNTENIPQKSELEPDVRDESPKKEETQEERKTKWTPPRHPGFGNPLMMNELKNKLKKTPKESGDD; from the exons ATGGACTCACCAGCAAGCCCCCTCACTCGTGCTGGGAGAACTTTCTGGACAGTTTGG AACTACTTTACGGAAGTTGTGGGGAGGTATCTAAGCCCAGAGTCCATTAACAATGACACAAGCTCAAGACAGGAAGCCACTGCTGCACAACAAATAGACGACCATGGAGATGGTGCGAAAAATGAGATAAAGGAAACTGAGGTCACTTTTGAAACAGGCTCTGAGGTTAAGAAACCAAGATCTGTTGTTGCCTGGGAACAGTGCAATGTCATCATTGGTCCAGGCCTCGACAGAGACAATGTGCAATACACTGGACAATCCAACAGAGGGAGTGATAACAAATCATCCCCGGAGGGGCATGATATAAAACAAGAGCAGGTGGAGCGAACAGAAAATAAAGGCACAATCCAGCATGTTACTAAAGAAGAATTAAATATGGGGAAAGGGGTCCAATCAGTGGTAGTCACTGGGATCCCGATCTTATTTAGAGAGCCGACATCTGAAAGGTCAGAGGGCCAGGGAGCACAAGGACAGACTGACAGTTACAACTGTGCTGAAACAAATAGATTAAGAGGCGCAGTGGCAGAAAGAAAAGCGGAGGAAGAAGAAATCCCTGAAGAAGTTACTGAAGAATTCCCCTGTGGTGAAGAAGGAACCAAAACAGAAGAACATGAAAACAATAGAGATGGAGAAATACATTTTGATATAGAGTCCCCAAACCTTACATCAGCCGGTGCTGAACCTGCCACACTTTTGGATAAGAATGGAGACAAGGAAAATAAGGATAGATTAATGAAACACGATGTGCAAAGTACAGAGGATGAAACCATGGTCAAATTAAATGaaaaagatggagagaaagaaacagaagtACTCTTCGTGGAGACAGGCAAAGAAGGGTGGAAAGTAGCAGAAATAGTAGAATTCTCAGCGGGAGAGGAGAATAGCGAGGATCTGTGTGTAATCAAAGACAAACTGAGTCGAGATGGTAATGAAGTGAAGAATGGCATGGACATGGAAGAACttgggaggaaggaggagagagaggaagagaatagAGCAATAGAAGAGATGGGCagaagagaacaggaagagatgTTGGACAGGGGCTTTGGACCGTACAATGATATCCAAGTCTCAGAAAACAATAACAAACATGAATATGGTGACAATCGTTTGAAGTTTGATGAAGGAACTATAGAGAGGTTTGATCAAGAAAATGACCCCAACCCACGACCACTTTGTGGAGGATTATCAGACGAAGATAGAACACTGGGAAGAGGCCAGGACATCTTTGTTTCAGAGGCAGAGTTGGAATTGCCAATGGCCTATGACAAAAGAGTCTTTGTGTCAAATGATGAGATAACTATTGTTAGAGACGAGCAGAGAATGGAGGGCAACACTGAAAGAATTGACAGCACAGTGTTAGAGGAAAGAAAAGAAGAGGTATCAGATGATGGATCCAAAGTGTTTGAGGACGGGGGCAGTAACAAGATAGAAGACGTTGCAATCGCTATTGGGACGAAGACGGATACAGAGGCAGAGGATGTGAAAGATAAAGTGACTGGGCTGGACGCTTTCTTTTATCAGGAGAGAAATGTTGTAGTGGAGAAAAATAAACTACAGGAAGACAAGATTTCAAAGGAAGACGAAGACCCCCTTAATGAAGTGGAGGGAAAACGTATTTCAGTGGTTGACAATAGAGTGGAAATCAGAGGCGTGGCAAAATACATTTCCCCTGGGCTATGTGAGGACCTTGTTGTGGCTCAGGAGCCAAAACGTGTAGCGTGTGAAGAAACTCGAGAGGAAATTCCTGAAATCAACAATGGCAAAGAGTTAGACGAGAATACGGCACCGAAGATCCTGGAAGTTGGCGGCGATGAAGTCAACACCACCCGTTTACAAGAAGCACACACCGAAAGTGAGACCAAAGGGTTAGAAGGTGTAGAGAACACTGGAACTAGTTTTAAATTGGACAATTCACCAGTGAGTGAACTCATGGAAGGGAAAGAAGACCCGAAAACTGTTGAAGGATTATTTGAAAGTGAGGATATTGAGAAAGCCTCTGATACAGTGGTAGACGAGCACACAGTCGCGAAAGCAGCGAAATCACTGGGAGAAACGGAGAGAACAGATTCTGTATCACTGAATGAAACAGATACTCAAATACTAGAGGACCTAGTGAAGACAAAGGCTGAATCACACGAACCGATGGAGATTGAGTTAGGACTGTCAGAGGAAGCAGCAGAGACATATGTTTGTTTATCAGATGAGACACTGAGGACAGAGGCTGGATTATacaaagagacagaggagataaaGGCTGAGtttagagagggatggatggagtcgAAGGCAGGGGAGACAGTGGGGACAGAATTTGAATCAGTGAAGGAGACACAGGCAGAAATACCAGAAGTGAGGACCGGGGTTGTGCCATCAGAGGACAAAGATGAGACAGAGTCTGGATCAATGCAGGAATCAGCAGATACCAATTTTGGATTACTAAGGGAAACTGTGGCGGAAGGGTTACAAAAGGGGGCAGAGGTAGACACACCAGAGGTGAGGACAGTGACTGTGCTGTCAATggagacaaacacagaggaaTTAGTGGAATCTGAGGCTCGGGACATGTTGGAAACAGAATCTGGATTAGTGAAAAAACATGAGGCAGAAATACCAGATGTGAGAACTGAAACTGCATCATCAGAAAGAACTGTGACGACAGAGGCAGGATTATCAATGAACATGACATTGTACGCATCATCAATTCACACAGAGGCTGTGTTTCTCACAGAGACAAAGGCTGTGTCATCTAATGAGTCACTGGAAATAGACAAATCATCTGAGGCTGGGACTAAATCACAGGGAATGGTAGAGGCTGGATTACCAGATTCGACAGAAATAGAGGCCAAATTATTTGAGGAAATGGTTTGTGGAGAAGTTGTACTATCACAGGACACAGAAGATGAATTATCAGAGGAAAAATATAATATAAAAGCTACATTAATGAAAGAATTAGTGGAGCCAGGGGCTGGGGAAACATTGGAGCCCGAAAAGGGAATCATGAATGAGACAGACTCAGCAATACTTGATATGAAGATTGAGGAATCGCCATCAGAGGAAACAGAGTCTGGAATAGTTGACACAGAGGCCAGAATTTTTCTGGAAACGACAGCGATTGAGTCTGAATTATTGGAGGAATTATCTGAGACTGAGTCTGGATCACAGAAGGACAAAGAGACAAAAAGACAGAGTATTGAGACAGAGCCATCGGTGGAGACAGACGTAGAGGAATTAGTGGAATCTGAGGCTGGGGATACGGTGGAGACAGAAATTGGATTAGTGAGGACAGAAGCCGAATTACCAGAGGAAGTTAGGCCAAAGATAGAGCTATTGGAAAAAATGAATAGAACAGGTGCTGATTCATCAGAGGACACAGATGTGACAGAGTTCAGATTTTCAGAGGAGATAGAGACTGATTTAGTAGAGACCAAGTATGGGTTACAGAAGAACATAGAAGAAGACATACTACATGTGAGAACAGAGACTGTGCTGTCGGTGGAAACAGTAGAGATGGATACGGACTCATCAGACAAGTCACTGGAGTCCAGATCACTTGAAATATCAGAGACGGGATTATCTGAAGAATCAGTGGACAGTGAGGCTGGATCAAAGGATATTTACACAGAAATACCAGATGTGGAGAAAGAGTCTGGATTATCAGAGGAGACCGTAGATGCTGGATTATCAGAGGAAACAGATGTGTCAGACACAGAATTAGTGAAAAATACAACGGCTCTGATAATGCCAGAGGCTAAACTTTCAGAGGCGACAGAGGCTGTGTTAAAAGAGAAGGCAGGAGATAACACGGCAAACAAATCACTGGAAATTGAGGTAGGATTATTTTGGGAAAACGATGAGACCAAGGCTTTGGTAACAGATGAAGTAACAGATGAAGCTGTTTTATCGAAGCAGGCAGATTTTGGATCACAGGGTCAACTACCGGAGATCGACGATGGAATAATAGAGAAATCCCAGGTTGGGCAGTCTGGGGAAACTGTGGAAACAGATGCAGGATTACCAGAGGAAAACAGAGGGGAGGGTGCAAAAGCAGGATTCAGTTCCCCGTCCGGAACCAAAAATGTAGACCAAAGTCTTCAGCTTCAG TTTGACGCCTCTGCTTTGGACTTCACTGCTCAAAAGTCTCGCATTGCCCTCAAGAATCCACATGCCCGTCCACCCAGGGATCCCCGTACTCTTCTACAGATGCCATCTTTGACCCCCTCCCCTTCAAAACCCACCGTACACATTCCAGTCAGAGGCCCAACAGGGATACCAATGATGGGCATGGGCGGCATCGGAATCAAACTACCTG GACTCGGTGCAGGGCCCCCCATCTTAAGAAAGACCGGAAAGGGGGTGATAGGTGAAAATAACACCGAAAATATCCCTCAG AAATCTGAGCTCGAGCCAGATGTAAGGGATGAATCTCCCAAGAAAGAAGAGACGCAAGAGGAGCGCAAAACTAAATGGACACCGCCTAGGCACCCAGG GTTTGGAAATCCCCTGATGATGAATGAGCTGAAGAACAAGCTGAAGAAGACTCCAAAAGAGAgtggagatgattga